A stretch of Colletotrichum lupini chromosome 2, complete sequence DNA encodes these proteins:
- a CDS encoding insulin-induced protein: protein MQPLPTCLSVAVYSLSHTTQRPHHHHAVIPLFSSVARICFTVRVSIPTDLTCGRLTAAKNRPSRLAYSHDAAVAASFTPVTLTYRLVPIFVTPAHWFFPLSAVPPLHPPPTPTTSCGRVVLHQLLRANSTSTSHAPRSAVLKANSIAHSNAGTVWALLYVDIEPRCHPEPEPAPSLLFLQRLPLFPATPRTTNMSDDGPRLIRPIPRRPFELNHIAPTPPEDNSSSPSPNPEFDLSRLHNAQTTSSESGSIPRAQSVLNMTASTLFGIYSPTTYGRDSRDEPDTPWGTGAQTPIKRANVDDTTFELMKDRSNLLRRRPSYRSGAKTPPPSTTTTALFNLSRIALLFVIGMGYGLMVTRLQNEHRFSSFQVDSMMKPGYDWQYLTLWGLSGVGLGGLLPWFDGVWEDTFGKEEVVLEETNGSPPPEDVSPVKDWAVVVRSIGAFVGIVFAIRKLPWASTLQVSLTLALVNPFLWYLIDRSKPGFLLSAAVGLAGSAVLLGINPDVMPTPSSLTYRNESERAYSEPIALGGLASQETIETGIWMLSVLFCSCVCFGNIGRRLALNKSASARGRWAGTR from the exons ATGCAACCTCTTCCAACCTGCTTGTCCGTTGCTGTTTATTCACTAAGCCACACAACGCAGAGACCACACCACCATCACGCTGTGATTCCCCTCTTCTCGTCTGTTGCCCGCATCTGTTTTACCGTTCGTGTCTC TATTCCTACCGACCTTACATGCGGCAGACTCACGGCCGCTAAGAACAGACCCTCACGCCTTGCTTACTCTC ATGatgccgccgtcgccgcctccTTCACTCCCGTCACCCTAACCTACCGCCTTGTGCCCATTTTCGTCACTCCC GCACATTGGTTCTTTCCTCTCTCCGCCGTCCCTCCACTCCACCCACCGCCAACTCCCACGACATCCTGTGGCAGGGTTGTCTTGCATCAGCTCCTCCGAGCCAACTCAACCTCGACCTCTCACGCTCCACGCTCAGCCGTC CTCAAGGCAAACTCCATAGCCCAC TCGAATGCGGGGACCGTCTGGGCACTCTTATACGTAGACATTGAACCTCGCTGCCATCCGGAGCCCGAGCCTGCACCCTCGCTTTTATT TCTCCAACGCCTCCCTCTCTTCCCCGCTACTCCACGAACTACAAACATGTCCGACGACGGCCCCCGTCTTATAAGGCCTATCCCTCGCCGTCCCTTCGAACTAAATCACATTGCTCCGACTCCTCCAGAAGACAACTCGTCTTCCCCCAGTCCGAACCCTGAATTCGATTTGTCGAGACTGCACAATGCCCAAACAACGTCTTCAGAGTCCGGCTCCATACCTCGCGCCCAGTCGGTGCTTAACATGACCGCATCGACGCTGTTTGGGATCTACTCGCCAACCACATACGGCAGAGACTCGCGAGATGAGCCGGATACCCCCTGGGGTACTGGGGCGCAAACACCTATCAAGAGGGCCAATGTTGACGACACCACATTCGAGCTCATGAAGGATCGCTCCAATCTGTTGCGTCGCCGGCCCTCGTATCGAAGTGGAGCGAAGACTCCGCCGCCCTCAACAACAACCACGGCCCTGTTCAACCTGTCCCGCATTGCACTTCTCTTTGTGATTGGTATGGGATACGGACTAATGGTCACGAGGTTGCAAAATGAGCACAGATTCTCATCGTTCCAGGTCGACAGTATGATGAAGCCCGGCTATGACTGGCAGTATCTCACATTATGGGGCTTGTCTGGCGTTGGCCTAGGCGGCCTCCTCCCTTGGTTCGATGGCGTATGGGAGGATACGTTTGGAAAGGAGGAGGTAGTTTTGGAGGAGACGAACGGCAGCCCACCACCAGAAGATGTCAGCCCTGTAAAGGACTGGGCTGTGGTTGTCCGCAGCATAGGCGCTTTTGTTGGCATTGTATTCGCCATT CGAAAACTTCCCTGGGCATCTACCCTCCAGGTGTCTCTCACTTTGGCGCTGGTTAACCCGTTTCTGTGGTATTTGATCGACCGTTCGAAACCTGGGTTTCTGCTTTCGGCCGCTGTGGGCTTGGCGGGATCGGCTGTACTCCTCGGCATCAACCCAGATGTGATGCCTACACCATCATCTCTGACCTACCGGAACGAGTCGGAGCGGGCCTACTCGGAGCCCATCGCTCTCGGTGGGCTCGCCAGCCAAGAAACTATTGAGACGGGCATTTGGATGCTCAGTGTTTTGTTCTGCAGCTGCGTTTGCTTTGGCAACATTGGCAGACGATTGGCGTTGAACAAGTCGGCGTCTGCGCGTGGCCGATGGGCTGGTACCAGATGA